From one Streptomyces sp. R41 genomic stretch:
- a CDS encoding GNAT family N-acetyltransferase, translated as MEDLGPVAWPPEPIRTERLVLREPETRDRAAFIELLASPEVHTYLGGPRPRDELEREMPGAPERWPGSFVVDLDGSMIGQILLRRATGHRRPAAAGKADLGYLFLPRTWGFGYAAEACAAALGWLADALPGEPVVLTTQTANVGSMRLAAKLGFAEVERFEAWGAEQWLGMWSPVTPSS; from the coding sequence ATGGAAGACCTGGGACCCGTGGCTTGGCCGCCTGAGCCGATCAGGACCGAGAGGCTCGTGCTCCGTGAGCCCGAGACCCGGGACCGTGCGGCGTTCATCGAGCTGCTCGCCTCGCCAGAGGTGCACACCTACCTAGGCGGCCCCCGGCCGCGTGACGAGCTTGAGCGCGAGATGCCCGGGGCGCCCGAGCGGTGGCCCGGGAGCTTCGTCGTTGATCTCGACGGGTCGATGATCGGCCAGATCCTGCTCAGGAGAGCAACGGGGCACCGTCGCCCGGCTGCCGCGGGGAAGGCCGATCTCGGCTACCTGTTCCTGCCCCGGACGTGGGGATTCGGGTACGCGGCCGAGGCATGCGCGGCGGCGCTCGGCTGGCTCGCCGACGCGCTTCCCGGTGAGCCGGTGGTGCTCACCACCCAGACCGCCAACGTCGGCTCGATGCGTCTCGCAGCGAAGCTAGGGTTCGCTGAGGTAGAGCGGTTCGAGGCCTGGGGCGCCGAGCAGTGGCTCGGCATGTGGTCCCCGGTCACGCCGTCCAGTTGA
- a CDS encoding VOC family protein, translated as MACRIGELVLGCRDPELLAQFWCEVLGYVVVGREEGCVEIGTPEGFGGPQPTIFFSVRDEPEPGKSRLHIDVNPTDRDQDAELERLLKLGARRADIGQTGDEQWHVLADPEGNEFCLLKARIKPL; from the coding sequence ATGGCATGTCGTATCGGTGAGCTTGTGCTCGGTTGCCGCGACCCCGAACTGTTGGCGCAGTTCTGGTGCGAGGTCCTGGGCTACGTCGTGGTCGGCCGCGAGGAGGGCTGCGTGGAGATCGGGACGCCGGAAGGGTTCGGCGGTCCGCAGCCCACGATCTTCTTCAGCGTCCGGGACGAGCCGGAGCCGGGGAAGTCCCGGCTGCACATCGACGTCAACCCCACCGACCGCGACCAGGACGCCGAGCTCGAACGCCTCCTGAAGCTCGGTGCCCGCCGGGCCGACATCGGCCAGACCGGGGACGAGCAGTGGCATGTCCTGGCCGACCCCGAGGGCAATGAGTTCTGCCTGCTCAAGGCCCGCATCAAGCCGCTCTGA
- a CDS encoding L,D-transpeptidase family protein codes for MRKNGAMRAGLATAACGVLAAALSACGGSGGGSGAKGEGGSGSKADQPPARTVDLKRIPDVGDRLRQRIPSDSRQVVAVYGEGKDSAESTVVLYTKNGSTWDKTRSWAAHNGKKGWTNDHHEGDNRSPVGVFTLSDAGGVLADPGARLPYTRSASFQAPHYWAKSHWHDFDYVIAIDYNRVKGTAPNDPTRPEGQSKGGGIWLHMDHGSGTSACVSLSKSAMEYLLRTLDPHQHPVVVMGDKADLDA; via the coding sequence ATGCGAAAGAACGGTGCGATGCGTGCGGGGCTCGCCACTGCGGCGTGTGGTGTCCTTGCCGCCGCCCTTTCGGCCTGTGGCGGCTCGGGCGGCGGAAGCGGGGCGAAGGGCGAGGGAGGATCCGGCAGCAAGGCCGACCAACCCCCGGCGCGTACCGTCGACCTGAAACGCATCCCCGACGTCGGCGACCGGTTGCGGCAGCGGATCCCGTCCGACTCCCGCCAGGTCGTCGCCGTCTACGGGGAGGGCAAGGACTCCGCGGAGTCCACGGTCGTCCTGTACACGAAGAACGGCTCGACGTGGGACAAGACCCGCAGCTGGGCCGCGCACAACGGGAAGAAGGGCTGGACCAACGATCACCACGAGGGCGACAACCGCAGCCCCGTGGGCGTGTTCACGCTCAGCGACGCGGGCGGTGTGCTCGCCGACCCGGGCGCCCGGCTTCCGTACACCCGGTCGGCGTCCTTCCAGGCCCCGCACTACTGGGCCAAGTCCCACTGGCACGACTTCGACTACGTCATCGCCATCGACTACAACCGCGTCAAGGGCACCGCGCCGAACGACCCGACCCGGCCCGAGGGCCAGTCGAAGGGCGGCGGAATCTGGCTGCACATGGACCACGGCAGCGGTACGTCGGCGTGCGTGAGTCTGTCCAAGTCGGCCATGGAGTATCTGCTGCGCACGCTCGACCCGCATCAGCATCCTGTCGTGGTGATGGGGGACAAGGCGGATCTGGACGCCTAG
- a CDS encoding ABC transporter transmembrane domain-containing protein, with protein MQIQDLPYPDPGVPDARSGPRFLRWLFRNQLGGQFKALAWGLLHFVAVSGLPFCVGLAIQAVVDRSGTRLALTGGLMVLCGACIALGDTMLHRTAVTNWITAAARVQQLLARRTAQLGSALTRRVAAGEVVAVSTGDVEKIGWFVEAVSRFVAAALTVVLVCVGLVVYQPALGVIVAVGVPVLALAVLPLLPRATRRADFQREKAGRATELASDTVAGLRVLRGIGGEELFLDRYRRASQEVRRAAVRSARMWSLISAIQVLLPGLLLIAVIWHGVHLARDGRITVGELVTVYSAVMLLTYPLRHFEEIAMAYSFSRPSAKRAARVLSLERAMDSDGSRSAEVPEGDLYDPATGLLAPAGRLTAVVCGDPDAAGLLAERLGGHPSEEGTSVLLGGVPLDELPQDSARSAVLVQDKDPVLLSGSLRELLDVPASGSVTAEAALAAAQCGDVLDALAQGSLDAEDPMDARITERGRSLSGGQRQRLALARSLITDPEVLVLDEPTSAVDSHTEARIADGVRALRAGRTTVVFTSSPLLLDHADRVVLVHEGEVAAVGVHRELVHSEPRYRAVVTRETDDEAALGDVLEALEEIEETA; from the coding sequence ATGCAGATTCAAGACCTTCCGTATCCCGACCCGGGTGTGCCGGACGCGCGCTCGGGTCCCCGATTCCTGCGGTGGCTCTTCCGGAACCAGCTCGGCGGGCAGTTCAAGGCCCTCGCCTGGGGCCTGCTGCACTTCGTGGCCGTCTCCGGGCTGCCGTTCTGCGTCGGCCTCGCCATCCAGGCCGTCGTCGACCGCTCCGGCACCCGCCTCGCCCTGACGGGCGGGCTGATGGTGCTCTGCGGCGCCTGCATCGCGCTGGGCGACACCATGCTGCACCGCACCGCGGTCACCAACTGGATCACGGCGGCCGCGCGCGTCCAGCAGCTGCTGGCCCGCAGGACCGCCCAGTTGGGCTCCGCGCTGACACGGCGCGTCGCGGCCGGTGAGGTCGTCGCGGTCTCCACCGGCGACGTCGAGAAGATCGGCTGGTTCGTCGAGGCTGTGTCGCGGTTCGTGGCCGCGGCGCTGACCGTGGTGCTGGTCTGCGTGGGTCTGGTGGTCTACCAGCCGGCGCTCGGCGTGATCGTCGCCGTGGGCGTGCCCGTGCTGGCGCTCGCCGTGCTGCCGCTGCTGCCCCGCGCCACCCGGCGCGCCGACTTCCAGCGCGAGAAGGCCGGACGCGCCACCGAACTGGCCTCGGACACCGTCGCGGGCCTGCGCGTGCTGCGCGGCATCGGCGGCGAGGAACTGTTCCTCGACCGCTACCGCCGCGCCTCCCAGGAGGTCCGCCGGGCGGCCGTGCGCAGCGCCCGGATGTGGTCGCTGATCTCGGCCATCCAGGTGCTGCTCCCCGGTCTGCTGCTGATCGCCGTCATCTGGCACGGCGTGCATCTGGCCCGCGACGGCAGGATCACGGTCGGCGAGCTGGTCACCGTGTACAGCGCGGTCATGCTGCTCACCTATCCGCTGCGGCACTTCGAGGAGATCGCCATGGCGTACTCCTTCTCCCGCCCGTCCGCCAAACGGGCCGCTCGGGTGCTGTCCCTGGAACGGGCCATGGACAGCGACGGATCCCGTTCGGCCGAGGTGCCGGAAGGCGATCTGTACGACCCCGCGACCGGGTTGCTCGCGCCGGCCGGGCGGCTCACCGCCGTGGTGTGCGGCGACCCTGACGCGGCCGGGCTGCTGGCCGAGCGGCTGGGCGGACACCCGTCCGAAGAGGGCACCTCGGTGCTCCTCGGGGGCGTACCGCTGGACGAACTGCCGCAGGACTCCGCCCGCAGCGCCGTCCTCGTCCAGGACAAGGACCCGGTACTGCTGTCCGGCTCGCTGCGCGAGCTTCTCGACGTGCCCGCATCGGGTTCCGTCACTGCCGAGGCCGCACTGGCCGCCGCGCAGTGCGGCGACGTCCTGGACGCGCTCGCTCAGGGGTCACTGGACGCCGAGGACCCGATGGACGCCCGGATCACCGAACGCGGACGCTCCCTGTCGGGCGGCCAGCGCCAGCGTCTCGCGCTGGCCCGGTCGCTGATCACGGACCCCGAGGTGCTCGTCCTGGACGAGCCGACGTCCGCCGTCGACTCGCACACCGAGGCGCGGATCGCCGACGGCGTCCGCGCCCTGCGCGCCGGGCGCACGACGGTGGTCTTCACCTCCTCGCCTCTCCTCCTGGACCACGCGGACCGCGTCGTCCTGGTCCACGAGGGCGAGGTCGCTGCGGTCGGCGTGCACCGCGAACTCGTGCACAGCGAACCGCGGTACCGGGCCGTGGTGACCCGGGAGACGGATGACGAGGCCGCTCTGGGCGACGTACTGGAAGCACTGGAAGAAATCGAGGAAACCGCATGA
- a CDS encoding ABC transporter ATP-binding protein translates to MIGVAPPAYDPAAPTTANTLPVGAPATVRAYVSELFQRHRKAFLLLIAVNTVAVVASMAGPYLLGSVVERVSDHARELHLELTVALFVTALVVQAVFVREVRLRGAMLGERMLADLREDFLVRSVGLPPGVLERAGTGDLLSRITTDIDRLANAMREAVPQLAIGVVWAALLLGGLAVTAPPLAPAVLVAVPLLVVGCRWYFKRAPSAYRSEAAGYAAVAAVLAETVDAGRTVEAHRLGERRIALSDRRVKEWTAWERYTLWLRSVLFPVINLTHVTVLCSVLMIGGVFVLQGWIGVGQLTTGALIAQMLVDPVGLILRWYDELQVAQVSLARLVGVRDIEPAAGDPGLAPNGRDVHADRVHFGYRAGVDVLRKVSLEVAPGTRLALVGPSGAGKSTLGRLLAGIYAPRDGRITLGGAELSRMPAEEVRSHVALVNQEHHVFVGSLRDNLLLARTSADDAELWAALGSVDADGWARALDEGLDTEVGSGGLALTPAQAQQVALARLVLADPHTLVLDEATSLLDPRAARHLERSLARVLDGRTVVAIAHRLHTAHDADVIAVVENGRISELGSHDQLVAADGAYAALWRSWHG, encoded by the coding sequence ATGATCGGCGTGGCGCCACCCGCGTACGACCCGGCCGCCCCGACGACGGCGAACACCCTGCCCGTCGGCGCGCCCGCGACCGTACGCGCCTACGTGAGCGAACTGTTCCAACGGCACCGCAAGGCCTTCCTGCTCCTGATCGCCGTCAACACCGTGGCCGTCGTCGCCTCGATGGCCGGGCCCTATCTGCTGGGTTCGGTCGTCGAGCGGGTCTCGGACCACGCCCGGGAGCTTCATCTCGAGCTCACCGTCGCGCTGTTCGTCACCGCGCTCGTCGTCCAGGCCGTGTTCGTACGAGAGGTACGGCTGCGTGGCGCCATGCTCGGCGAGCGGATGCTGGCCGATCTGCGCGAGGACTTCCTCGTACGGTCGGTGGGGTTGCCGCCGGGTGTCCTGGAACGGGCCGGGACGGGCGACCTGTTGTCCCGCATCACGACAGACATCGACCGGCTCGCCAACGCGATGCGTGAGGCCGTGCCGCAGCTGGCCATCGGTGTGGTGTGGGCGGCGCTGCTGCTCGGCGGACTCGCCGTGACCGCGCCGCCGCTCGCGCCCGCCGTACTGGTCGCCGTACCGCTGCTGGTGGTCGGCTGCCGCTGGTACTTCAAGCGGGCGCCGTCGGCGTACCGCTCGGAGGCCGCCGGTTACGCCGCCGTCGCCGCCGTCCTCGCCGAGACGGTCGACGCCGGGCGCACCGTCGAGGCGCACCGCCTGGGCGAACGCCGCATCGCGCTGTCGGACCGCCGGGTCAAGGAGTGGACGGCATGGGAGCGGTACACGCTCTGGCTGCGGTCGGTCCTCTTCCCGGTCATCAACCTCACCCATGTGACGGTGCTGTGCTCGGTCCTCATGATCGGCGGAGTCTTCGTCCTCCAGGGCTGGATCGGCGTGGGCCAGCTGACGACGGGCGCGCTCATCGCCCAGATGCTCGTCGACCCGGTGGGCCTGATCCTGCGCTGGTACGACGAGCTGCAGGTCGCCCAGGTCTCGCTGGCCCGGCTGGTCGGTGTCCGGGACATCGAGCCGGCCGCGGGCGACCCGGGGTTGGCTCCGAACGGGCGCGACGTGCACGCGGACCGGGTGCACTTCGGCTACCGAGCCGGAGTGGACGTGTTGCGCAAGGTCTCCCTGGAGGTCGCGCCGGGCACCCGGCTCGCCCTGGTCGGACCGTCCGGCGCGGGCAAGTCCACGCTCGGCAGGCTACTCGCCGGGATCTACGCGCCCCGGGACGGCCGGATCACGCTCGGCGGCGCCGAACTGTCCAGGATGCCCGCCGAGGAGGTGCGCTCCCACGTGGCCCTGGTCAACCAGGAGCACCACGTCTTCGTGGGCTCCCTGCGCGACAACCTGCTGCTCGCCCGGACGAGCGCCGACGACGCCGAGCTGTGGGCGGCGCTCGGCTCGGTCGACGCGGACGGCTGGGCGCGGGCGCTTGACGAGGGCCTGGACACCGAGGTCGGCTCGGGCGGGCTCGCGCTCACTCCGGCCCAGGCTCAGCAGGTCGCGCTGGCCCGGCTGGTGCTGGCCGACCCGCACACGCTGGTCCTGGACGAGGCGACCTCGCTCCTCGACCCGCGCGCGGCCCGCCATCTGGAGCGCTCGCTGGCCCGTGTCCTCGACGGCCGCACCGTCGTCGCCATCGCGCACCGGCTGCACACCGCGCACGACGCGGATGTCATCGCCGTCGTGGAGAACGGCCGGATCAGCGAGCTGGGCAGCCATGACCAGCTGGTCGCCGCGGACGGCGCGTACGCGGCGCTGTGGCGGTCCTGGCACGGGTGA
- a CDS encoding DUF5709 domain-containing protein yields the protein MDSADGWGDDVYQPDGSEVQDDAGLLDAEDTLLADGVGDPLDRGWSPPERPWAVEHTGVTAAERQEGETLDQRLAEELPDIAEPDGDGIGDCQGTDGEPLDNEVGDLRSGRLVAPDEGAHEDEESGLIASDVGIDGAAASAEEAAMHIVDEDSLSG from the coding sequence GTGGACAGCGCCGACGGATGGGGAGACGACGTCTACCAGCCCGACGGATCCGAGGTACAGGACGACGCGGGGCTGCTCGACGCCGAGGACACGCTGCTCGCCGACGGCGTCGGCGACCCCCTCGACCGGGGTTGGTCGCCGCCTGAGCGGCCGTGGGCGGTGGAGCACACCGGGGTGACCGCTGCGGAGCGCCAGGAGGGCGAGACCCTGGACCAGCGCCTCGCGGAGGAACTTCCCGACATCGCCGAACCCGACGGAGACGGCATCGGCGACTGCCAGGGCACCGATGGCGAACCCCTCGACAACGAGGTGGGCGACCTTCGCTCCGGCCGCCTCGTGGCTCCCGACGAAGGAGCGCACGAGGACGAGGAGAGCGGGCTCATCGCCTCGGACGTGGGCATCGACGGCGCCGCGGCCTCGGCCGAGGAGGCCGCCATGCACATCGTCGACGAGGACTCCCTGTCCGGCTGA
- a CDS encoding type B 50S ribosomal protein L31: MQQDKQPDYHPVVFRDRAAGYAFLTRSTATSDQTIEWDDGETYPVVDVEISSESHPFYTGKARTVDTEGRIAQFERRYGGGGQGAGGGNPD, encoded by the coding sequence ATGCAGCAGGACAAGCAGCCCGACTACCACCCTGTCGTCTTCCGCGACCGCGCCGCCGGGTACGCGTTCCTCACCCGCTCCACCGCGACGAGCGATCAGACCATCGAATGGGACGACGGCGAGACCTACCCGGTCGTGGACGTCGAGATCTCCTCGGAGAGCCACCCCTTCTACACCGGCAAGGCCCGCACCGTGGACACGGAGGGACGGATCGCGCAGTTCGAGCGGCGATACGGGGGTGGCGGGCAGGGAGCCGGCGGGGGCAACCCGGACTAG
- a CDS encoding site-specific integrase, with product MHREVYVVAWGTRELLQEWWEASTYPVRVRENYRRSAESWLIHCTEEDLAWDRVAAQHIALWAHQPGAPHRSTAQRVSAIRSFYAYAVRQNALPYNPAARGPRLTSNAQLTPSRLDPWQAAVLLAALDERRRTDSPQPRLDRVCGYLQVGLGLRSAEILRITLDDLITTRDIADGPDTLRLYDADGRQRLVRLPALIRDAVHSYLPHRRRPRDTTRGGPLLTSRAGIKIPHHYSIDLLRNVATASGLLHAPPATVHVVRPRDPSRSRASDLR from the coding sequence ATGCACCGGGAGGTGTACGTGGTGGCCTGGGGGACTCGGGAGTTGCTCCAAGAGTGGTGGGAGGCGAGCACCTATCCGGTGCGTGTGCGCGAGAACTACCGTCGCTCCGCCGAGAGTTGGCTGATCCACTGCACCGAAGAAGACCTCGCGTGGGACAGGGTCGCGGCTCAGCACATCGCGCTGTGGGCACACCAGCCGGGAGCGCCGCACCGGTCGACCGCTCAGCGGGTCTCCGCGATTCGTTCCTTCTACGCCTACGCCGTACGGCAGAACGCGCTCCCGTACAACCCGGCCGCCCGCGGCCCCAGGCTGACCAGCAACGCACAGCTCACCCCCTCCCGCCTCGACCCCTGGCAGGCCGCGGTTCTGCTCGCCGCCCTCGACGAGCGCCGCCGGACCGACTCACCGCAGCCCCGGCTCGACCGGGTCTGCGGCTACCTGCAGGTCGGCCTGGGCCTACGGTCAGCGGAAATCCTGCGCATCACCCTCGACGACCTCATCACCACCCGTGACATCGCCGACGGCCCCGACACCTTGCGGTTGTACGACGCCGACGGCCGACAGCGCCTCGTACGGCTCCCAGCCCTCATCCGCGACGCCGTCCACTCCTATCTCCCCCACCGGCGTCGTCCTCGCGACACCACCCGCGGTGGCCCGCTCCTCACCAGCCGAGCGGGGATCAAGATCCCTCATCACTATTCGATCGATCTGCTGCGCAACGTGGCCACGGCGAGCGGACTGCTGCACGCCCCTCCCGCCACGGTCCACGTCGTTCGCCCACGAGACCCGTCTCGATCTCGGGCGTCCGACCTCAGATGA
- a CDS encoding metal-dependent hydrolase: protein MMGPAHSLSGAAAWLGVGAAAAAAGHTMPWPVLLVGALICAGAALAPDLDHKAATISRAFGPLSRGLCEIVDKLSYAVYKGTKKPGDPRRSGGHRTLTHTWLWAVMIGAGTSVVAITGGRWAVLAILFVHMVLAIEGLLWRATRGSSADILVWLLAATSAWILAGVLDKPGNGADWLFTAPGQEYLWLGLPIVLGALVHDIGDALTVSGCPILWPIPVGRKRWYPIGPPKAMRFRAGSWVELKVLMPVFMLLGGVGCAAALNVI, encoded by the coding sequence ATGATGGGACCAGCACACTCACTGTCGGGAGCCGCGGCCTGGCTCGGCGTCGGAGCGGCGGCCGCCGCGGCCGGCCACACCATGCCCTGGCCGGTCCTCCTGGTCGGCGCGCTGATCTGCGCCGGCGCAGCGCTCGCCCCCGACCTGGACCACAAGGCGGCCACCATCTCGCGCGCCTTCGGACCGCTCTCACGGGGCCTGTGCGAGATCGTCGACAAGCTCTCGTACGCCGTCTACAAGGGGACGAAGAAGCCGGGCGACCCGCGACGCTCCGGCGGCCACCGCACGCTGACGCACACCTGGCTGTGGGCGGTGATGATCGGCGCGGGCACCTCGGTCGTGGCGATCACGGGCGGCCGCTGGGCGGTCCTGGCCATCCTCTTCGTCCACATGGTGCTCGCCATCGAGGGTCTGCTGTGGCGGGCGACCCGTGGTTCCAGCGCCGACATCCTGGTCTGGCTGCTGGCCGCGACCAGCGCCTGGATCCTCGCCGGGGTGCTGGACAAGCCGGGCAACGGTGCGGACTGGCTGTTCACCGCGCCGGGTCAGGAATACCTGTGGCTCGGGCTCCCGATCGTCCTGGGTGCCCTCGTGCACGACATCGGGGACGCGCTGACGGTGTCCGGCTGCCCGATCCTGTGGCCCATCCCCGTCGGCCGCAAGCGCTGGTACCCGATCGGCCCGCCCAAGGCGATGCGCTTCCGTGCGGGCAGCTGGGTCGAGCTGAAGGTGCTGATGCCGGTGTTCATGCTGCTGGGCGGGGTGGGGTGCGCGGCTGCGCTCAATGTCATCTGA
- a CDS encoding DEAD/DEAH box helicase: protein MTLIDQLPQTADPDALYEAFESWTGERGLTLYPHQEEALIEVVSGANVIVSTPTGSGKSMIAAGAHFAALARDEVTFYTAPIKALVSEKFFELCKIFGTENVGMLTGDASVNADAPVICCTAEVLASIALRDGKHADVGQVVMDEFHFYAEADRGWAWQIPILELPQAQFILMSATLGDVSMFETDLTRRTGRPTSVVRSATRPVPLSYEYVLTPLTETLTELLATKQAPVYIVHFTQAQAVERAQALMSINMCTREEKDQIAELIGNFRFTTKFGRNLSRYVRHGIGVHHAGMLPKYRRLVEKLAQAGLLKVICGTDTLGVGVNVPIRTVLFTALAKYDGNRVRTLRAREFHQIAGRAGRAGFDTAGFVVAQAPEHVIENEKALAKAGDDPKKRRKVVRKKAPEGFVGWTDNTFEKLIGSEPEPLTSRFRVTHTMLLSVIARPGNAFEAMRHLLEDNHEPRKQQLRHIRRAIAIYRSLLDGGIVEKLDQPDATGRIVRLTVDLQQDFALNQPLSTFALAAFELLDPESPSYALDMVSVVESTLDDPRQILAAQQNKARGEAVAAMKSDGVEYEERMERLQDVSYPKPLEELLFHAYNTYRKSHPWVGDHPLSPKSVIRDMYERAMSFTEFVSFYELARTEGIVLRYLASAYKALEHTVPDDLKSEDLEDLIAWLGEMVRQVDSSLLDEWEQLANPEEMTAEEAQEKADQVKPVTSNARAFRVLVRNAMFRRVELAALDNVDELGEMDADAGWDADAWGEAMDKYWDEYEDLGTGPDARGPKLLSIVEEPQNGLWRVRQTFADPNGDHDWGISAEVDLAASDAEGRAIVKVTDVGQL from the coding sequence GTGACCCTTATCGATCAGCTGCCGCAGACCGCAGATCCCGACGCCCTCTACGAAGCCTTCGAGTCGTGGACCGGGGAACGCGGTCTCACCCTCTACCCCCATCAGGAGGAGGCGCTGATCGAGGTGGTCTCGGGTGCGAACGTGATCGTCTCGACGCCCACCGGCTCGGGCAAGAGCATGATCGCGGCAGGTGCGCACTTCGCGGCGCTCGCCCGGGACGAGGTCACCTTCTACACGGCACCGATCAAGGCGCTCGTCTCGGAGAAGTTCTTCGAGCTGTGCAAGATCTTCGGCACCGAGAACGTCGGCATGCTGACCGGCGACGCCTCGGTGAACGCGGACGCGCCCGTCATCTGCTGCACCGCCGAGGTGCTGGCGTCCATCGCCCTGCGGGACGGCAAGCACGCCGACGTCGGCCAGGTCGTGATGGACGAGTTCCACTTCTACGCGGAGGCCGACCGCGGCTGGGCCTGGCAGATCCCGATCCTGGAACTGCCGCAGGCGCAGTTCATCCTGATGTCGGCGACACTCGGCGACGTCTCGATGTTCGAGACGGACCTGACCCGGCGTACCGGCCGCCCCACGTCGGTGGTCCGCTCGGCGACCCGGCCCGTGCCTCTCTCCTACGAGTACGTGCTGACTCCGCTCACCGAGACACTCACCGAACTGCTCGCGACCAAGCAGGCTCCCGTCTACATCGTGCACTTCACCCAGGCCCAGGCCGTGGAGCGGGCGCAGGCACTGATGAGCATCAACATGTGCACGCGTGAGGAGAAGGACCAGATCGCCGAGCTGATCGGCAACTTCCGCTTCACCACCAAGTTCGGCCGCAATCTCTCCCGCTACGTGCGCCACGGAATCGGCGTGCACCACGCGGGCATGCTGCCCAAGTACCGCCGGCTGGTGGAGAAACTGGCCCAGGCCGGTCTCCTGAAGGTCATCTGCGGCACGGACACGCTCGGTGTCGGTGTCAACGTCCCCATCCGTACCGTGCTGTTCACGGCACTGGCGAAATACGACGGCAACCGGGTCCGGACGCTGCGTGCTCGCGAGTTCCACCAGATCGCCGGACGCGCCGGGCGAGCCGGATTCGACACGGCCGGCTTCGTCGTGGCTCAGGCGCCCGAGCACGTCATCGAGAACGAGAAGGCTCTTGCCAAGGCGGGCGACGACCCGAAGAAGCGCCGCAAGGTGGTGCGCAAGAAGGCTCCCGAGGGTTTCGTCGGCTGGACGGACAACACCTTCGAGAAGCTCATCGGCTCCGAGCCCGAGCCGCTGACCTCGCGCTTCCGCGTGACGCATACCATGCTGCTGTCGGTCATCGCCCGGCCCGGCAACGCCTTCGAGGCCATGCGGCATCTGCTGGAGGACAACCACGAGCCGCGCAAGCAGCAGCTGCGGCACATCCGGCGGGCGATCGCGATCTACCGCTCGCTTCTCGACGGCGGCATCGTCGAGAAGCTCGACCAGCCGGACGCGACGGGCCGTATCGTGCGCCTCACCGTCGACCTCCAGCAGGACTTCGCGCTCAACCAGCCGCTGTCGACCTTCGCACTCGCCGCGTTCGAGCTCCTGGACCCCGAATCCCCCTCGTACGCCCTCGACATGGTGTCCGTCGTCGAGTCCACGCTGGACGATCCGCGGCAGATCCTCGCGGCCCAGCAGAACAAGGCGCGTGGCGAGGCCGTGGCCGCGATGAAGTCGGACGGCGTCGAGTACGAGGAGCGCATGGAGCGGCTCCAGGACGTGTCGTACCCCAAGCCGCTGGAGGAGCTGCTCTTCCACGCTTACAACACCTACCGCAAGAGCCATCCGTGGGTCGGTGACCATCCGCTGTCCCCGAAGTCCGTGATCCGTGACATGTACGAACGGGCCATGTCCTTCACGGAGTTCGTCTCCTTCTACGAGCTCGCCCGAACTGAGGGCATTGTCCTGCGCTACCTCGCCAGCGCCTACAAGGCCCTTGAGCACACCGTCCCGGACGATCTCAAGTCCGAGGACCTGGAGGACCTGATCGCCTGGCTGGGCGAGATGGTGCGCCAGGTCGACTCCAGCCTCCTGGACGAGTGGGAGCAGCTCGCCAACCCCGAGGAGATGACGGCCGAGGAGGCCCAGGAGAAGGCCGACCAGGTCAAGCCGGTCACCTCGAACGCCCGCGCCTTCCGCGTCCTTGTCCGCAACGCCATGTTCCGACGCGTCGAGCTCGCCGCTCTCGACAACGTCGACGAGCTCGGTGAGATGGATGCCGACGCAGGCTGGGACGCCGACGCCTGGGGCGAGGCGATGGACAAGTACTGGGACGAGTACGAGGACCTCGGCACCGGCCCCGACGCCCGCGGCCCGAAACTGCTGTCGATCGTGGAGGAGCCGCAGAACGGTCTGTGGCGCGTCCGTCAGACCTTCGCCGACCCGAACGGCGACCATGACTGGGGCATCAGCGCGGAGGTCGACCTCGCGGCCTCCGACGCGGAGGGTCGCGCCATCGTCAAGGTCACCGACGTCGGTCAGCTGTGA